TTCAAGGTATTATTTACTGTGAATTATTGCTGTGAAGCTATAAACATATGTTTTAATGGCATCTTTTGGTTACAAAAAGGGCACTTGATTCATTTGAATTCTATTAGATATTTTTTGCATCTctaatattaattaatttattaatcaCAAGAATGCAGATGGTCTTcatgctttcattatttatttatttatgggaAACATTGATGTTTTTATGTGttcattatatatttatttatggaaaatattgaagttttcatgcttttgttacctatttatttatggaaaacaTCTTTGTTTAGTTAcctaataaatgtttttgtaaatgtttttacTTCAGTGTCATGTGCTATTAATTTCCTTATTGACATAAGAGGATATGTTTACTTTCCTTCTGTATCACATAAAAGCATCTCACAAGGTCAAGTGGAGGTTGAGTTGTGGGGACTGATAAGGACATCAGGGAATTCTTGCCCGCAGTGCGTGCAGACaattttcagtaggaaaaaatacagaagtggtcaactttcctcctcttttcttgctagacttaatttttttcagagaaCTGGGTGATAAAACCCATGGGCAGAAAGTAATGAACAAACAATGATGAGTCACAAAAACCCCAGTCACAGTAGCAGTGTAAAACAGCATGTCAGCTGTGGTTCTGGCACAGAACCAGGTTTCTAATTAACTTACTGTAATCATTCATACCTGATAAACTGTAATGAAGCCAGTGAGCACCCTTTGAAATtccagggaaaaggaaggattATAATGGGAGAAATGAAGATACCATAAGGAATGAGCTATGATTGTAAGGCTATATATCTCTGTGACACAGTGATTTACACTGAAAAGGCTAGAATACCAGAAGCAAACACTTGAGAAAATGGGAAACTTGAGCAACTGTTTAGATATCTATTCTTCTTTGACCTTTTCCTAATAGGAGCCACTCCATATTCTGCACAAACAGTGTATGTTTGCTCATGGAGTAAGAAGATAAAAAGGGAGTTTCTATTACTGTTTGAGCAAGTTCTTGTGCAATACGACAACTATCCCTACCACACTTTGCCTCCACTCCAATCTCTGCCCCCATCCCAGTGCATTACAGACTGCTAGATTTCATCTTCAAGACATAAAGAGGGTAGAATTTAGCATGGGGCCAGGTTTTGCTCAAATTTGCTTTACAGCAATAACATTTCTGGTTTCTGGATGATTTTTACAAGCTGGCTTCCCCCCGTTAATTAGTGTGAGGCAAGAAGAGGTGAGGAAGAAAGACTTCAAAAAAACAGCCATGAAATCATGTGTGTATCTTAAGGGTTTAGGACCAGTTTTACTGGAAACATTGGTAAAGCAGTATGTGCACGGCTTTTGTCACAAGTAAAATTCCAGTCAAGTTACTGGCAGCTGAATCATGGTCAAGGCATGTCTCTTAACACTTCTGTCCAAAATTTCAGCAGTAGCTTACTCTTAGAACCTTAAGTAGAGCCTTTGCGCAAACTGAACCATATCCCTTCCTTCTCCATAAGTGAAAAGTGATTCAGAAGCTGGCtagaaatattacagaaatatatttctgttcagCATGAAATTACAAGAGGCCTTTCTTAGGAATAAATAACACTTCTCACTGAAATATGGTTCTAATTCTCAGATCCCCACAAACCAAgagaagcactgcagctcttctAACTTGATGATTACCTTTGTCAAGCCTGGGCTGTacttctgtgttgtttctgctttgcCAGTACTAACTCTGAAGCCATTAAAGGACTAATTCTcctagtaaaatatttttatgttgagACATAATTCAGCCAGTTTCCTTTAACTACCTCCTTTTGCATATctgtacaaaagaaaataaacatgaaacatGCACAGTCCATTTCAAATCAGAATGTTGTTAGGGACACAGACAAATGTGTCCTGGATTGTACTGGATGATAAAATCTAGTGCGTGCATCGTGCTGCTGTTCAGTCAACTTCCATCCTACTAAATTTCACTTATGTTTTTTCTCTGGTTattgctgctgcctgtgtaCACTGAAATCCTTTTCTGGGCTTCTGCTAAACATCTGAATGATAAGGTCTTCTTCAGATGCAGATGAAACATGTTATCAGGGtaaaatttagaaaaaagaCTGTGAATTAAAACGGTCTTACAGTCTAGTATAGTCACAGTGTTTGTAATCAGCTACTACTAGATCAAGATAAGCTGTTAAGCTGGGAGATGTCAGTGTCCAGAGGGCACCTGTAAGCCTTAATGCTCCCACCTAGGTCCTCCACCCATTCACCTGCCCACAGGCCCAGGAACTTTATTTAAGCTCATTCTCTTTCTATGTTCTGAAAGTGTTGCTCTCCAGCTTAGCCCCTGCCATGCCTGTTCCTGGTTGTGGACCCTGTTCATCCAGCCAGTGACTCAAGGCCTCATGTTCTGGCTTGGACTTGGACGTGCATCATCACTGAGACACCTGCTGGGGTGCCTGATTCCTGGTTGAACTGACTGGTGACAGTCTTCCCTGCTGGCTGTGGAGTCCCTTTTGTTGCCTTGTCTTTTAAGGAGCAGGtgtccagctctgctccctggctTTAGTTATTGctcaaaatactgttttcttcctttgggcTATTGCAGGTTTATAAAATGTCAGATCACTGGCAATATTTCCATGTGACTGAAGGCCTTAGAAATGATGTTAACAAGTACAAGTATACAGTTTGCATACACTTCCTTAACATCCCATGGAAATAGCAACTTGTTTGACAAAAAAGTTTGACTTCTAAAGTCCTCCTAAAAGAAGACTGTAGAAAGACCAcgttattttgtttcattatggACGCATGTATTGCAAATGAACCATAGCATTCACCATGTATAGTAACACTCCCCTCAAAATTTATGAAACAAAGTTACTAAGAATTATAATTGAAAATACCAGGGGGAATCAGATGAAAGGCCTGAAGTACAATCTGAAGGGCAGCTAGCCATGGCAGTTTCATCCATAACTCCGAAAAGTTCTCTTCCAACAGCAGAGGTGAGACTTGTTCTGCTCTGTCAACTGTGCAGTGTTCTTTGCACAAAGTTCTGGGCAGACAGTCTGCCCAGTATGACTGCATCCTGGGAAGCTGTGGGGATAACTGTTTAACTCTTGGAGCTTATAGAATTATTCTATCAAAGAATGCCTTTTCTCTGGCTGATCACAATTTCTGTAACTGATCACTATATAAAGGCATAGAAAATAACCATacaacataaagaaaatactaTGTTGTCAAGATACAGTAATTTCTTAAGGAGTTGTTTACAAGTCTGTGTTATGAACTGAGCAGGTTATGTGATGTGTCTccactgcaggcagagcaacTCACATTGACACACTGAGCCAGGTTCTTGTTAATTACTGATCTCAGCTAACATATCACAAATGTTGTCCTGCTCCCTGATGACAAAAAGGTAAACACTATTATGTCCAAGACAAATGGTAATTTCCCTCCATACAGTATCAAGGCTCTCATTTTGCAGATCCCCTTTCAAAACCAATTcctttattaattttataaaagTACTGACATTACTTCATATGGATGCTGTATTTTATCAGATCACATTTTGctccagtttcttttcttgagaTCACCCTTCTCTCCtcacaaaaataagaatatcTCAATATCCCAGTgagcaaaaaaatacatacttagTGCTCGAGATATTTCACTCAAgacttttattcttcttctgttttaaacacctgtaattattttatctgcagaatgttagggagaaaaacaaatggacaTAATAATATTAATCTAATTTGTTCAAGTGTTGAAATTTTGGTGCAGGAAGTCTTTCATGCACTGCAAGTTCTTGTAAGATGACAACTAGCACACAGACTGGAAAATCCTGCAGTTCTAGTTGAATTGCCTTTTTGAAAGGGTTTCACAGCCCTCATCAAACATTAGAGATGAGATACATGTTAAGAAGACTTGgatttagaaaaataacagatgaatatatagaaatgaaggaaagaaagaaaaaataagtcagCTTTTTATGTAAAAGGGAAGTGATCCAGGGATTCCTACACAAGCTTGTGTGGAGTCCTATTTGGTTTGGCATTTTCACTGTTGGTCTGGGAAGCTAATTAGCTATGAGATATGGTATTCTGATAACACTGATTGAAGAGTAGGAAAGATTAAGATCAACTGtgatgaaaagctgaaggacCTTAGGATACTCAGAATACGCAGTAAAATACAAGATGAAGGGCAGTGCATGGAACAgcaaaagcagttaaaaaaggaggagaaattcCAAAACTCCTATAAAAATGAGGCATTCTAGTATTGTCATTAGAACATGGTTACAGAATTACATGAAGCTGCATGACAGAAGTGGCAGGTCAGGGCTCAGCAGTGAATAGTACTTTGGAaccaaactaaaacaaaaaaagaaacccaatcCACATAAATATAGCATTAggagttttcttttaaaagcaaaacacccCTGGGTAAATGTGATAGAAGTGAAGCCACATCCATTTCTCCAAGAAAGATCTGTCCTTGAGAAAGAGGCAGAGATCTTTATGACAGCTGTTTCTGACAGTTATAATAATGGGTAGTAAAAAGACCAAAGATGGCTTCATTTTCTATGTGCgccaaaaaaaattaatttttggaAGCGTATCCTTAAAACTGAACTTTTAACAAAAGATTTAAACATCTGAGAGATGCCATTCACTGAAATGGGGAATATTAGTCAAAAAGtaactaaagaaaatgaagtgtgttTAGGAGTGGCTTCAGCTGAATTATATTTGACAGAGTACacttgcagcacagctgcaagcAATGGATAGGTGTGGATTCTTTACTACTGCCAGAAAACTGGCAACTAAACTATGCTCGGTGAGGTGCTTCATTATGTCTCATCAGCAGTTCTAAGCCAGCCACTGTCAGCCTCAGGGTAGACTAATGATCAACTAATggttttcagaaagaagcagatgatATTAGTGATACTAAATTACTAAACTGCTTGCGTTATTTTTAAAGTGGTATGCACTGTGCTCTAGTTTCCACTTACAGGTAAGAAGACACTGACAGATACAGCAAGATGAAGGATGAattgctgcagagctgaagcatgacaaagcacagctgaagcatgacaaagcacagcatgcCAACCTATCTGTGTGCTGTCTGATGAGGGGCTCAGACTGAAACAACCTGCGCTACCTGAAAGTATTCATGCTGACATCTGCAAAGCTTTGTTGGCTGTAATttaggcagaaagaaaaataacagggTGACATTATAAGAACCAGAGATTAATATGTCATATACATTGCCTGCTAATCACTTCTAACTTAATCAGAAGTTCACAGGACAAACTTCTTCAAACTTCTTATGTTTCCTCCCATCACTTCCTTATCTTACTTCCATATTCTGCTTGGCAGGAAGAGAATGCTTATTGCCACAGTCGTGACAGGAAAATGTTGAGCCTACAGCaatctttcaaatgaaaactacAACGAAGAACTGACTGTTTTCAAGCAGATCTGTAACTACTATAAATATACACAGATGCATAAATACATACTTGTACCAACTTGTACCactgtatttataaatgtaCAAATTAAAAGgtaaatcaattttaaaaagctatcCTGCTATCTTGTGATTCCAGAGAGATTCAGCAATGTCCAACAATTGTGGTGATCAGACTAAGGGTACATAACCATCTATATTTAGACACGTAAGTGAAAAAGCCCCACCAGTTGCCCTgacctttttccctttccttgttATGACTTCCTCAATACACTTAGTAAAAAACAGATGTTCAGGAGACAGTCTGTTCACTGTGTATCTGCTCCCAGTGGGTTGCTTCACGGCATACTTGCATGAGTTTGCACAACACTGTGCCCAGTTTTTGAGTGTAGGTGACTATTTGTCCCTTCAAGGTACCACAGGTCAAGTGGAATTGGTGCTGCCAGCAAGCCCTTTGCAGGGAAATGAAGGTGACTTCAGAAGACTAAAAAAAGTGTATTCTTAACTTTAGCAGAGAGTGGAACTTTATCAGCCCAATGGTTAGAACATCTACCTTGAACTGAGGCAACCAGAAACAGCAATGTATTGAAGCCCAAATCTCTCCTGATCATCTCATCATCACTCTTGATGGTCTTGGTTACCAGAGTGCCCAGGAATCCCTACCACAcctccacatccctcctgttTGCATGTTCTTTGCTATATAAAAAGATTCCAAGTGATGCCAGCCAAGATCCTAAAAATGTTTTGACTTTTGTGTTCATTACACAATGCTTTGAgtcatgtaaaaaaaaaaaagaaatagtttttgaCATCCTGCAGCATGGAGAACACATCCTATACGCTGCCttaaacacaagaaaaggaagcatttccttcccttttcgGTAGTCTTTCAGTAATTGGCTTATTGCCTAACTTCTAGTTTCTTCATTATAATGGCATGTTTTTAACATGGTTAATTGTGGAAGGTCTCTGATCATAACACTATCAGCTCAGTCAGCGACGTTATCCTCCAAAAGATAAAGCAATTCCATTCACATAAGTCATCTCTGATGGTTGTTGGGAAAACACACCCAGCCAAAATCAAATAAAGGATTTGGAGTTCCCACATGGAGGCAGGGACTGGGATCAAATACCAGGCAAAGTGTTGAAGGAATACAGGGAGAACTtgggcaaagcacagcactcCCAGGAACACAGGTTAGGTGTGCCAGGAATTTGGCTTGATTTCACACCTCAACCTTTCTGTGCCACAACATTTCTATTATATATTCTCCTGTAGTTTTGATGAAACTGTGTCATATTGGAAAAAAAGTGTAGTGTAGTGAGAAGAGATGCTTCAGCTCTTGGAAAACATAGTgggcttttatttcattacaaaCATCCTGCTCTTTTAGAGTGATACTTGCTCTTAGCCCCGGGGCAGGGTTAATCATATAGGTGGAGCAGGCTCTTGGCTCCATTTTTGTCCTGGGGATTTTTTGTGGTTCTGTTACTGCCACACTCAGGAAATAGCTTACTCTAGCATGAAGGAGGGCAAAAAGTCACTGACTGTAATTGGGAATTCAAGggggattttttccccttggatAAATAGCATTTCAGTGCACCCTAAAGTTAGATAGAGCtgcaaaagattaaaaaagaaattggtaCCCCCCAACGAAGTTTAATTactctgtgtgtgtatacatatatatgtagagaaaaagaaagagatccctaaagaaaagaatcagaCAAACTTTGTTCAGAACAAACTTGTTAGAAGTTTGAcataaacaataaaacaaacattcaaTATCTGATAtgatttattcctttttcatgccttcagaaaactgaatgcatttttcaggAAAGCTCTGTAAGATAGACAATTAAGGAGGAGCATCATTTTCAGCCAGAAGTGGTATCTCCTGTTGACACAGTAAGTGCCTGAATAGTCAAACttagctgtattttttcctggGCCAGCTGAGATACTGATGGGAAACAGATGGATTTTGAGTTCATGGCCAATAGTAAACAGTGTAGTTTAAGAAATTATAAACTATTAAACACTCTGAAGATGAGTTTTTCTTAACTCTTCGGAGGTGGGGATAAGTGCCTTTATAAGTCCACAGACCACGAAACACGAAACTTCAGGGTTGTGGATGACAAACAGCCAAAGTCACCATGGTCGAAAGGACAATATTTTTACAGAATCAGAGCAGAATGGCTTCATCTTATCACACACACTCCAAATGGATAAAAACATAAATCTTCATTTATATGACAAACTAGCATCGGAGCCCAAGCTTTCCCTTGAAATGTATTCGTTGCACAATATTATTTCTACCATTGAATACTCATGCAACAAAGTTCCTTAGCAAACATGTCTACAGTACTACCATAAAatttactattattttcctgttaagaCCTAGGGTTACCGTAACTGAAAGATAAATGGGTTATTAACAATACTGACatttataaagcaaacaaagcagatgtATTCGGCAAGTCTTGCCGTTATATCTGCATACAAAATTTCCTCAAACTGTAACAGGAATGCAGGAATGTTTTTCTAGGTTCTTTAGAATTGAATATCCACCAGGATGCTTTGAATACTGCACCCTCTGTTCCTTCagggaacagaaaagaactggagatgaatttattttgtacagtaccatttcaacagaaataaatacacacacacacaaataaaattaaaatctgcAACACAAACCCAGTTTTTACcatgaggaaacaaaacataacataaTAGAATTACAACATAAATGTAACCAAAGCCATCATAAAGTTATACTGTGAAATAAGTATGTAAactacagaaaaagcaaaatctacAAAAGCCTACAAAAGAAACTAGACTACATGGGTATTATTTACGTgctttaataaattaatatgtTATATTATTTGCAGCAGAATAATTCATCATCAGCTAGGCTATTTCACAACAGTCATGTGACTCATTTTTACTACATCTGGGAAATTCCTCTAACGCAATCTACATGCTAGCAGAGCGCTGCACACGGGCAAAGAACTGTATAAAAGCACAGTGGGTCTCCCTGTTCAGACATCAGCAGTCCTCTGACAGGAGAGATCACAGCTCCACAAAACCTCAGCTCAGAAGACAAGCCAAACACTCCTAACCATGAACGGCAAGCTTGGAGCTGTCTTGGCTCTCCTCCTGgtttcagcagctctgtcacAAGGTAAGTGAATCCATCCCAGTATGCACAGGACTGCAGCACTATCTTGGCACTTGCTGAGATGTGTGCCCCTAGAGAGGCagctttctgcttgtttctgcgagcacatttcttttgaaatgttttcaacagTTTTGCTTCAGCCAGAAATCTACTACTATAGCTCTTGCACTGAAGAGTTACTGACATCTTGTGGGAAATATTTTAAGGatgcaaatgaaattaattcTGGCTCTGTATTTcacttaaaatgtaatttggcTAGAGACAGGATCTTCTTTAAAAGTGTCTGAAAGTTGCTCTAACTTCCCACAAAGGGCAGTATCATCCCACtcagtatttcatatttcttatttaacGACAATACTGTTTCAAGCAAGCAGTCTACAGCTGCAAGTGGAGAAGAGACAGTATAAACATAGCAAAGACAGGCCTCAAATTAGGGAAACATAACAGGATTCTCTCTTCTTTATACATGCCAGTATATCGATCCAAATACTAAAAGATGCAATTAATTGTACAGTGTTGTCTGTCATTACAAGTAAACACAAAATACGtggttttactttaaaaaggcATGTTgatgtaattttaaatgaacTTGGGCATTAGCTCCTctgaaaaaataagcaacagaTTTTTATACTGTGAGGATTTAGGCACCTTGAACAAATGTAGGACTTCAGCATGTTGTTAGAACAGAGCAGCCATGCTCTCTAGCTGGTACAGTTACTGTAACTTACCCTCAAATGCAATCTTCCTTCTGTGCTCATAGGTAGGACCCTGGTAAAGATGGCGAACGAGCTGCGGTGCCAGTGCATTAGCACTCATTCTGCATTCATCCGCCCTAAATCCATTCACGATGTGAAGCTGACACCGAGCGGCCCCCACTGCAAGAACGTTGAAATCATGTAAGTAAACCATCTGCAAGAGCCTCTCTCTTCCCAACCTACATtatgctgtggctgtgggctTTTTCTATAGTCTCTCTGAGCTTGTATATACCTGAAGTGACCATCAAGAACTCGATGAacttaaagatcccttccagtccaagccatt
This region of Coturnix japonica isolate 7356 chromosome 4, Coturnix japonica 2.1, whole genome shotgun sequence genomic DNA includes:
- the LOC107313502 gene encoding interleukin-8; the encoded protein is MNGKLGAVLALLLVSAALSQGRTLVKMANELRCQCISTHSAFIRPKSIHDVKLTPSGPHCKNVEIIATLKDGREVCLDPTAPWVQLIVKALMAKAQLNSDAPL